atctatatatatatatataattatatataatttataaatttcatataaaataaatcaatttaaaaattaataaaataattgttcGGTTtgatttaatcgattttttttctctaaaattgaatcaaatcggaataatcaaaatttttagaatataaaatcgaatcgaattgaattATCTTAAAATCTGAactgaaatattaaattaaagtgGTTTGGTTCGAttctatttatttagtttaaaccGAATAGTGCTTATCCCTACTTAAGCTTGTCAGTGATAGGATACCACATAAAATCTACTGTATTCGATCACTTAATTCGAttctatttatttagtttaaaccGAATAGTGCTTACCCCTACTTAAGCTTGTCAGTGATAGGATACCACAAAAAATCTACTGTATTCGATCACTTAATTTTGTAACATATTTTACCTTTCTGCAATCACTTATTTCTTAAAACTTACATATATAAGATGACTAATTAATTAGGATACAGGGCTTGTATGCCTTGAATATCATCTTGTGTGAGATCCCTTTTGATAGTTCCAGGCGCAATTCCTGAGTGCATAACAGCATTTGGATCTTGACTATGTGCAAGTCCAAGAACGTGACCTAATTCATGAAGAGCCACAGATTCCAAGTCCATGTGGTTCATGTCAGGATTTGTACTCCAACTCTCATCTGCATCATAATGGGACCTTCCATCTTGTGGGAAAAAAGAATGAGCCAAAACCCTGCCAGGCCCATCAAAAGGCACTCCATCCCCATGATCACCACTGTAAAACCCAATCACAATATTTACTGTTTCATCAGCTGATGCTTCTTTAAACTTGAATTGGGATGCACCTTCCCAGCTCTGAAAAGCTTGTGCAAAAGCTGACCTGAAATCTTGATCATCAGGGACACTGGAGCTGAACGAGTAGGTGAGTTCAAACTCAGACCATCTTGGAAACCCACTTGGGAAATTATAAAGGGACTGGTTCAGGGATGTGAGATTGGTGATATCATCAGGAACTCCACATCGAGGGATCATCATTTTTTTAATGGTATTGGAGTTGAGGCTTCCAGTAATGTTGAGATGATAATATTTTTGGTACGTTTTGAGTGCAGACTCCAAGTGATCATCAAAATCATCGGTTAGATTGCTATCATTTGGATTTGCATAGAATCCAAATTTGTTGAGGTATTTTTTCACTTTATTGAGCCCAGCAATTGTTTGGCCCTTGTGGACTTCCTCCAAAATTTGAAGGGATTTCAAAGTTTGGTCCTCAGATTTCAAGATTCTGGACTGAGACACAAACGGTTGGATTGTAAGAAAGAGGAAGGCTATCAAAAGATAGAAGAAGGGGAATTTAGGAGCCATTGTATTTGTAAGGAAGAATGACATTTTTTAACTTGGTGATTTATGTTAGCTATTTATAATATCGACATCATTTTCTAACTACAACACttcctggaaaaaaaaaaattagccttTGCATTAATTTAACAAATTTCTGCGCCCCTTGCGCTTTTGCCGTGTCAATTGGGGtggaaaatttttatattttatattatttttgaaaatatttttatattttatataattgtaTTTACTCAATTTTTTAAAGTTTTATCAATTCatttt
The Hevea brasiliensis isolate MT/VB/25A 57/8 chromosome 18, ASM3005281v1, whole genome shotgun sequence genome window above contains:
- the LOC131176050 gene encoding metalloendoproteinase 1-like, which codes for MSFFLTNTMAPKFPFFYLLIAFLFLTIQPFVSQSRILKSEDQTLKSLQILEEVHKGQTIAGLNKVKKYLNKFGFYANPNDSNLTDDFDDHLESALKTYQKYYHLNITGSLNSNTIKKMMIPRCGVPDDITNLTSLNQSLYNFPSGFPRWSEFELTYSFSSSVPDDQDFRSAFAQAFQSWEGASQFKFKEASADETVNIVIGFYSGDHGDGVPFDGPGRVLAHSFFPQDGRSHYDADESWSTNPDMNHMDLESVALHELGHVLGLAHSQDPNAVMHSGIAPGTIKRDLTQDDIQGIQALYPN